GAAGTTGTGAACCGCCTGCATGGATGAAGTGTTCGCTATCGAGCATGATTCCGATATGCGATGGACCATCTGTATAAGTGTTCTGGAAGAAGACGATATCCGAGCGTTTACCGCTTGCAATACTCGTCCGGCGATTCGTAAAGAAAGCACCGTACCAGTAGCCACGAACGTTCGTCCGACCACCGTATTTTCCAGCCTTGTTCGTCGCGTAGTGAATCAAACCGGAACAGTCAAAACCACCGTTCACGGCATCTTGCGAACCCCATGTGTATGGTGTGCCGATATGTTGGACTGCTGCTTGGATCAGCTTTTCACCACGCGTATTATTCTTTTTAACGACCCGTTTATCGGACGTGATCGTCACAGCGGATACAGGAAGATAAACAGGTGTCCAGCCTGACTGGATGACATAGAAGTTTCCGACTCGATGACGCGGATAAACCCGTTTGCCTTGTTCAACGAGTCCGCTGCCTTTTGGACTTGTCGGACTCGCAAAGAACGACGTCGTCTGTTTGACCGTATAGATTTTCGCCCGGTCGATCGCTTTTTGTGTCAGTCCCATATCGGGTTTGCTCGTGCTGATATAAGGGTTGAGGACGTAACCGGTTTGACCATTTGCCAGGCGAACTTGCCAAAAGTCATCATCAATTGATTTTAGACCAATTAATTTCGTCCCTTTCTTCAAATAGGCAGCTGGGCGACTGTAAGCAACGTCGGCAGAGAAGAGTGGCGTCTGGTCCAGATGGACATAAAATGTCGTGCCTTTTTTTGCTTTTGCCGTCGGCTTGTTCAGTCCGATACGACTCGAATCGACGAAACCAAAGGTGTTTTTATATTTGACGCGTGTATAATAACCGCTTTTTCCGTAAATCGAAATCGAGGTCCCTTTTTTTAATGTACCGATTTTTTTACCCGATAGTTTTGCCTGCGAACGAATGACGACATCATCTTCCGTCACGTAGCGTTGACCAGTGACGTCATACAGATCCGGCTTTTTCGTGACGAGATCCGTCGTCTTGACGTAACCGTAGACCGATCCTTTTTTCAAGCGTGTGTAACTGCCTCTTGTTCCGTAAATCGTTAGCTTATCAGCTCGTTTGACGGAATACATGATTTTGCTCTTCGTCGACGCAGATGTGTAGACGGACAAGTTGCGTTTCGCGTATCGTGTCCCGGTTGATGCATAGACTTTTCCAGTACCGAGATCAGCTGTCTTGACGTAAGCATGAACTCCACGGAAGATGATCCGGCTATAGGCACCGCTTGTGCCATACACCGTCAGCAGCGTATTCGTTTGATGTTGCTTTAAGACAGGACTTGAAGATTTGGCATCCGAATAGATCGGTGTAGCACGCTGAACATAGAGGCGTGCAGTCTTCGGATAGTATTTCAATGTACCAAGATGTGCCGTCAGCACATAGGCATACTCGTCGTTTCGTTTGATTCGTGTAAATGAACCCTCGATGCCGTACGTTTGAAGCGAAGTATTCACAGGAAGCGATTGTACGACTTTTCCTTTCGTAGTCGCAGTAGCATAGACCGTCGTCTGCTGTTGGACGTAACGTAGCCCTGTTTCCGGATGGTTCACGATCTGCGCATCTGCTAAATCAGCCGTCAATATGAAGGCATAACCCGTTTTAGTCGCCACGCGTGTAAAAGTACCCGTCGTACCGAACGTTTCAAACGCTTGATTTTGAACGACGACTGTCTTCGTGCTTGTCGTCTTCGGTTCAACGAAAAGGGAAGTCGCTCGTTTGGCATAACGCAGACCCGTTTCCGGGTAATTTTCGACCTGCGCATCAGCTAAATCAGTTGTCAATACGAAGGCGTAACCCGTTTTAGTGGCCACGCGTGTGAAAGTCCCCGTCGTACCGAACGTTTCGAATGCTTGATTTTGAGTGACAGCTGACTTCGCGCTCGTCGTCTTCGGTTCAACGAAAAGAGAAGTCGTTCGTTTGGCATAACGCTTTCCAACTAATTTCGGAAGTTGCTCGAGTTGTGCCGTCGGTACGTAGACGTATTGTTCGTTCCATTTCAGACGCGTGAACGTGTCGAAAGTGCCGTATGTATCGATTCGCTGATAGGCAGGAAGTGGCGTCACGACGGTGGGATCAAATGGTGAAGCAACTAATGAGAGTGGACTTTTCGACATCAGCGTAGCTTGTTTTTGAAAGACAGGTGCTGTTTGCGTTAACGCGTTTGTTGCGACATACGCAGTACCTTCTTGCCAACTGACACGAGTGAAGTCACCGTCCGTGCCGAGTGTCTTCAATGTCGTTCCTGCTGGTAGTTGTTGAATGATCGTTGTGGAATCAGCCGTTTGTAGCAACGCAGCATCCTCGTTCAAATAAGCTATCCCGGTCGTCTCGGTGACTGTTTGTGTTTCTACCGTCGGTTGAGCAGGTGGCGATTCAGCGAAAGC
This region of Exiguobacterium acetylicum DSM 20416 genomic DNA includes:
- a CDS encoding C40 family peptidase; this translates as MKKWTAHVAGLAATLMLSSVLPAPAFAESPPAQPTVETQTVTETTGIAYLNEDAALLQTADSTTIIQQLPAGTTLKTLGTDGDFTRVSWQEGTAYVATNALTQTAPVFQKQATLMSKSPLSLVASPFDPTVVTPLPAYQRIDTYGTFDTFTRLKWNEQYVYVPTAQLEQLPKLVGKRYAKRTTSLFVEPKTTSAKSAVTQNQAFETFGTTGTFTRVATKTGYAFVLTTDLADAQVENYPETGLRYAKRATSLFVEPKTTSTKTVVVQNQAFETFGTTGTFTRVATKTGYAFILTADLADAQIVNHPETGLRYVQQQTTVYATATTKGKVVQSLPVNTSLQTYGIEGSFTRIKRNDEYAYVLTAHLGTLKYYPKTARLYVQRATPIYSDAKSSSPVLKQHQTNTLLTVYGTSGAYSRIIFRGVHAYVKTADLGTGKVYASTGTRYAKRNLSVYTSASTKSKIMYSVKRADKLTIYGTRGSYTRLKKGSVYGYVKTTDLVTKKPDLYDVTGQRYVTEDDVVIRSQAKLSGKKIGTLKKGTSISIYGKSGYYTRVKYKNTFGFVDSSRIGLNKPTAKAKKGTTFYVHLDQTPLFSADVAYSRPAAYLKKGTKLIGLKSIDDDFWQVRLANGQTGYVLNPYISTSKPDMGLTQKAIDRAKIYTVKQTTSFFASPTSPKGSGLVEQGKRVYPRHRVGNFYVIQSGWTPVYLPVSAVTITSDKRVVKKNNTRGEKLIQAAVQHIGTPYTWGSQDAVNGGFDCSGLIHYATNKAGKYGGRTNVRGYWYGAFFTNRRTSIASGKRSDIVFFQNTYTDGPSHIGIMLDSEHFIHAGGSQLQINSIYEPRWQEHFLGFKSM